The genomic interval GTATATGGTTCTTAATAATAAATTCATTGTATCCACTATAGACTGCTAGAAAAATGAGAAATGAGGCTATATTTTGAGAAAAATTTATCACGGTgatagtttctaaactattaccTTAATTTAATTGTGGTGCAAACACTATAGTTGTATAAGTCGTCCATACCTAATTCCTTATGCGGTCGCTTGTTGTCGGCGTTGCTGGAGAGGAGCGAGATCTGAGAAACGAGATGCCACACCAGAAGGGATAATATGGTATCCCGATGCTGTCGCCTCTCGTCGGTGCTGCCTGAGAGGAAGAGTGAGGGATGAGAGGTAGAGGGGAGAGGCCGAATGGGTCAGATGAACAGTTGGAGATAGGAGATGCTGAGAGGCGAGGGAGGTGATGGATGAATATTGGAGATACCGGCGCCGTCCGGTGCCGAGGAAGGACGAGCCGACTCGGCCGTGCCCGTGCGCGACAGTGATTTGTGAGTCGGGCGATGCGAGAAAGGGGGCGGAAACACGATCCGGTTCCGGGATACCTAAATACCTATTTTTTGAGggcttttaacaaaaaaaaaatagctcaGTGTTTATATAAACACTCTTGTATTTATTAAATTCATCAATACGTCCTTTTAAGAGTGATTTGATTTCAAATTGAAGTTTTAAACTTGAACCGGGTTTTGAATTAAAATAAACCGGCTTAAATTGGATTGATAGAGGTTTGGGTATTTTAAATACCTCCTGGTCATGTTCCTCTCGCCCATTTGCTCGACGCTACTCCGCCGCCGTCCGTCAGCCATCTCGCCGGCGCCTCAAGCCACTGAGATCTCTCCTCCAGATCTCTTCTTTAATCCCTCCTACTAAACTCTCCTTTTCTTTTTAGCTTGCATAGGAACACAACCGAAGTCCGGCCGCAATCGCTTGCGTCGCCACCGCAGCTTCAAGCGAGGGTTTCTTCTGCTAAAATTCTTCGCCTTTGATTATCACATCCACCTTCTCCAGTTCACGGTTGTTCTCTGTCGTGGACCAATTATCTGCCGCCGCCACTGCTCCTCGTCGACGAAGTCAACGCAGGCCTCCTCCGTTCCTCCCTACTCTTCAGAAGTAGAAACGTTTTCCATCATTTTCTAGCAGAGTCACAGCCACTCCTTTATTTTGATAGAGAAGAGCAGCAATCTTTTTCCCTTCTCACGTGGAGCAGCTGCAAATATCTTTAGCGTATGCGATCAATGTGAGTTTTCTATCCTTGTCGTAGTTTAGAATTTCTATGTGCCGTAATGGTTAAAATCATTGTTTTTGCTGGCCTGCATCTTGAGCAGTCCCCAGGTGATCGAATATTGAATTGCAACGGCAAGGAGAGTTCCACAAGGACCTATTTTGCAAATTTTTTTGGATAAATCGCAGTGGGGGTAGGTTCTTTTTCCCCTCTCTCAATAAATAGGGAGGACTCGCAAGAAAGGGTGTCGTGGATAGGCATACCTAATCTTGTGGGAAGTTCCAACATTATCTTATTTACTTGCCTGCTTGTAACTGTTCATATGCTCTTTATGAACTTTGTATTTGTTGATCATGAGCATATATCAGTTGTCACTTAATTATCTGGGATTTAAAGCATGTTGTTATCTGTTGTTATATTTATGCGGTATCTGGAATGTATTATGCAGCTTTTTTTGTTGCTATTAGTTGTTATAGATTGTCAATTACCTTAGATTAAGGTATGGTAAACCTGGGCCATATCTAATAACTGAATGATTGTTCTTTTCATGGATGTGGAATATACAGGATGTTGATTGTTTTGCAGACAGGGTCTTCTGCCCATTAGGTTGATCTCTGGAGCATTTAGTAATTATATTGGTCTTTTCACATTAACCAAATGTGATATGTTTGCATAGCACACTTGGGCTACCATTGGTAGCTGTGCGAGGGTCGGAGCACACATTTTGCCTCCGTATTGCAGAATGGGAGGGGTCAGGGATTCATGTTCATTGAATAGGTTCAAATATGCTCATGGGTTGGTATTTGGTGGATTGTAGTGGATTCATGTTCATTGAAGTTAGTGGTGAATTATTTTACTTTCTTGCAGATATAATTATTCATGTTGTGGTTCACGGTATATTGCTTCACCTACTCAATCTTCCTTACTGACTTTTAGATTAAGGTGGGTTAAGATCTTACTATTGCTAGATGGAAACTCTAAGGATATCATGTAGATTATTTCAAGAAttttaggttttattttttttgtatcttTTAGGAGAACCAAGGAATTCCTCGAATCTCACAGAAGTTCTAAACACCCTCTTTTCATAATCTTCAAGTGGCAAGAGAAGTGAAGTCAACAAAGAAAATTAAGTAGGCACAAAGTGAAATGAATAAGTAAGGTGGAAccctaaaataataaattaaatacatgCCTTTTCCTAGCTACAAATAACATCAAACTAACTACATATCTGTGCCGAATCATAAAATCAGATTCACTACTTGATTTATGACTTATTAAttctgtttaaaatttttaatcaaacattaattaatttttgatgtatttaacttaattataaacttaataaaacCTATTCTATAAACCCTAATCTCCTCATGCAATTTACCCACTAAAGAGTTCAAGATTGTGTTCTCTACCTTCCGCCAGTGTCTCACACAAGATCTGCTGAGATCAGGGTATCTTCTACCTCCTCTGCTCTTTCGCCACTGATAATATGATGATCCTTGATCCCCCTTCCTCCATTATTTTGCTTggagatttattttttgctttccTAGTTTTATATTGGGCTGATGTGTGCACTAAATCAACTAATTCTTCAAATTTCATCCAATTCCGTCCTTTATCGATCAATTTCCATTGATTTCATTGtattttttcatttaatcttTGTTTTGTATGATGTCTGAGAAATGAGATTGGTGCttgattttcaattttaaatttcaacTCTTTTGCTCTAGAGACAAACCTCACTACTGGTCAGTGTGTTCTTGTGCCATTTATTGAGTAACTATCCCTTTCAACAGTTTAACTCTAGGTATTCcatgctctttttttttttttttttgctatataTAAACTAGAATTCTACTATCTATAAACAACTAGGTTTAGCTTGAATAGACTGAAATGCCATTGAATGAATTCTCTCCTCTTTGGGGAAACAATAATGTTTGGTTTGTGTAAGAATCTATCACTAATGAAGGACAGAAAGGTAGATGAAAACTGGTTGACCTTTTGGGTCATAGAAGCTGTTAATGCTTgattttccattctaaatttgTACTCTTTTGCTCTAGAGACAAACCTCACTATTTGTTGGTGTGCTCGTTCCATTTACTGAGTAAGCTTCCCTTTCAACAGTTTAACTTTAGGGATTCAGTGCTCTTTCTTTGGCTATATATAACCTAGAATATGATTGCTGATGATGCCTTGATACACTCTAGTTTGTGATTCAAATTTTTCTGAAAGTGACTATTGTGATATAAAATGGTTATGGGTTTAATATCTACATTGGTAATTAAAATTATGGTGATGCCATCTTTGATAATTAAGAAACATATGACAATGCTATATTCCTTATTCTGTAATATTTTTCCAACTAAATTGTTGTGCATCAATCTTGTTTATATTTCAGTATTATTTTGATCACCAgaagtttttctattttttcagcAGAAGCAATTTAAAAAAGCTATGTAACTCGAAAAATCTAATTCAACTGTCTTTATAGcttagaaaaaaaatacttttatgtTTTACATGATAGATGGCTTTACCTCAAGCTATAAAAGCTGGACTTCCCTGCATGAATCTTCTTAGAATGACAGCTGTGCCAATATTAGAGCAACTATATTTGGAGGAAAGGCTGCTCAGAACCTCAGCAGAGAATTGGTGCATCATTAATCATGGGACAAGTCTTCCCACCATAGTCATGGGTATATCTGGGTATGTATTTACAGTTCCTATCTTTCTTATTTCGCTAGCAAATCTCCCTTTGACATGGCTATAATTGTTTATATCTTTCTCCTTGCATGATTTGGACATTCAAGGATTGTTCATCAGTTATTAATAAGACTGACAATCAGCATAAAACTATAACATAGGAGGCCTTCAGAACTTGTTGAACTGAAGCCTGTGCTTCGTGATCAAATTCCTGTGATTAGAAGATTTTCTGGAGGAGGCACGGTTATCATAGACAATGGCACACTTTTTGTCTCTTTGATTTGCAACAAGAATGCTATTCCGGGGCTGCAACCTTATCCTCACCCGATTATGTCCTGGACTGGGCAGATGTATGGTCAGGTGCTTCATGAGTTTGGTGATTTCCATCTTCGTGAAAATGGTATGTAGAAAGAATTTCAACTACTATTATGAAGGTTGTTTGTTACTTGCCTTTATGTTTTGTTGAATACTTCAATTATTCAGCTGAGGTTATACTTATACCCTTCTACACAGCATGACCCACCCATAAAATTTGTTCTCATTTCACATCTTTTCTGTTTATATCAGATATCCTTGAGACCTACAATTACTCAGGCCTTGTATCCATGTCTGAATATAGAACCAGATGGAGCCCTAGAATTCACTAATGATGATCGTTGTGCAATGTTCCATTTTATAATATGGATATTTTGCCATTTCTAGTCTCTATCACACGGGTATGATGGTCATACTGTGCAAATACCTTTCAACCATTGCTCACAATCATCTCAGCCATTTGTCTAAGatattgtttatatatatattataatcttTAGTAATTTTCTACTTGAAGTTTTGCATGAACTCTTTTTTATATCTATATTAAATATTTGTGCTGAAAGTATTCTAAATGAACTTTATTACATTTCCAGATTATGCATTTAATAGTCATAAATTCGGTGGAAATGCTCAGTCCATAATTAAAGATCGATGGATCCATCACACATCATTTCTTTGGGATTATGATGCCAGGAACATGGAATATCTTAAACTACCCAGTCGAGCTCCCAAATACAGATCGGTACAACTCTTTAGAAGTTAATATATTTAGGAATTGTGATACTTGTAATTGCCTCCCAGTTAATTTTATGCAATTCTGAAGTTCTTATTTGGAAACTAAAATTGAATTTCTTGACAAAAAAACTTTCTTCCCAGTGATGTTTGTTGATTgatctagaaaaaaaaaatgtactaTATATCTCAATGTGTAAATATCCTAATACTGTCAATTTTTTCAGGCACGATCTCATGTAGAGTTCTTATGCCGAATGAAAAATTATGTACCATCAAGAACAACTTTTATTGAAGGCACCATTAAGTCTCTTGGAGGCCACTTCTCGATTAGACCGTTTGATCTGGATGAACTTGGTAGCCTTTCTGGTTCTGGTTCTTTGTCTGGTTCCACCAAACTACTGACGAGGCAAGAATTGGAGGAAGCATACTCATTTCAATGTGTAGCCGTAAGATAGTTTTGTGCTTGTTATCAAAACTAGATATTCTTCATTCTGCACCATTACTACAAGAAGGatgatttattaaatttttagaataaaTTATTCGAATTCATGAggattttatttgttatatgcCATGTAATAGGTAGTAACGGTTGCTCCACCTTTTTTTCCCCTTGAATTAAACAGGATAAGCTGATCTGGCAATATGTTGATTGTTTTAACTCCGAGACTGATGATGGTTAATATTACTGGGATATTTTTATAGTTGTCATTGTTGATCCAGATTATATGTTTTTATATTGGTGAGTTATAAGGTAACAACGTCAATTATCATCAATCTAATTTAAATCTATACATGTTTgagaatataatttttttttaatatattttttatttttaatatttttaaaaatatagaaaataaaaatgaataaataaactaagcaattGGAAAAAAATGTAAAGCTTCTCTCAAGTTTTTCATCCTCGAGTGAGATTTATTAACTcaattttttatatgtttttcttttgccACACATAATCATTATTTCTGTTTTAAAATCTCATTGTGATAATACGACAATTTCTACGGAGAGTAATAAATATTAAAGGACTCGCTAGAAGTTAACTAACAAAACAATTCCAATACCTAAGTCGGCTCCATGTTTCAATAATAAAGGACAAAGTTAAATATAAAAGATAGAGCTCGATGTTTTAAGAATAATAAAGGACAAAGTTAAATATAAAAGATAGTTTGATAGCCTCTTTTCCATATATTTTTTCCCCATATACTTGACCAAGCGTGAGACCTCTCTAGATCATGAGAGAGTGGGGAAAGATAATGAGAGAGTGGGGATTATGACCCATGTTGACCAGTCCTGGGACATGCCACTTGGGGTCTGTGTTGACTGGGTCATGCCACGTGGCCTTGTCATCTTCTTCATATTATAAGtatcccttcaagtctagtcaaagaaaGCTATAGTCAGACTGATTAGATGATTGTTATATCAACAAATACCAAAGTCCACGTAGTTGAGGCACCATGGTCTACAGAAGCTAGCCACCAGAGTGCCTCAGGAAAAATTGATAGAAAGTTACAATTTCTATTCAGAAAATATTATAAATGCACTCAAACCTAGTAGTAAAATGATAAGTTGACATAGAGAAGTGTCGATGGACATCGCTGTCCATGGCAGAGGGATATAGATAAGTCAATGGATGCCTTTGTTCCAGTCAGAGAAAATAGCTCAATCTGCAACTATAAGCTCAATCTCATAACTCTCGAGTCGGGAGAGGATAGTAAAGCTCGATCTCATGACTCTCAAATACCCATGGAGTGGAAGAAAGAATAACTAGATCCACAACTATGTCCGAGTTGAGAGAGAATAGTAAGCTTGATTCATGACTATGTCCGAGTCAAAAGGATAGTAAACTCGATCTCTCAACTCCAAAGTACCAGTGGAGTCGTAGAGAGAATAGCTCGATCCGCGACTATATTCGAGTCGGGAGATAATAGCAAACTCGATCTCACGACTTTAGAGTACCCGTGGAGTCAGAGAGAGAATAACTTGATCCGCGACTATGTCTGAGTCAGGAGAGAATGGTAAGCTCGATCTCACGACTCCCAAGCACCCATGTAGTCAGAGAGAGAATAACTCAATTCGCGAATATGTTCGAATTGGGAGAGAATAAAAAGCTCAATCCACGATTATGTTCGAGTCGGGAGAGGATAATGAATTTGATCTCACTACTCCCGAGTACCCGTGAAGTCAGAGAGACAATAACTTGATCTGTGACTATGTTTGAATCGAGAGAGAATAGTAAGTGTTAGTACCCTGcattagttttgatgtaatcaactgagttaagttaggtcttgtatatttgatgtcttatgtctgaGTATGCAGatacttaggaacacaagaagtctagCGAAAGATGTGGCGAGTGAGAAAGATGACATAGCAGGGACGAGGAACTGTGAAAGAGTATACCGATGGAGCAAGAAGGACGCACACGACGCGTCCAAGGACGAGAAGTTGAGAATGAAGTCTGCTCAagaagaaggtcagagttggattTGAGTGAGCTCAACTTCGAATGATCGGAGCATCACCTAAGCGAGTGGAGCGAAAAATGGAAGTTAACCATTGTTGGATGAAGAGTGCTAGAGACGTTTCGGATCGGATTAGAGGTGCCTCGAATGAATTGTGCTGAAAGTGCCTCCGATGAACTAGAGGAACCTCATATGAATAGTAGTCGAGATGCCTTCAGCTGcttagaggtgcctccaacaaagAAGAGTTGTTGTGTAGTCATTGCGACatgaataaaactttatctattTGGAGGCCCCTCCAAGTCACATCAGCCAATGGTAACTTTTTCTAGAACACTATAAATAGCACCCTAGAACTAGGAGTTTTATAACACAACTTATATTTCATTTCTACATTCTATTTTGAGCCTCCAAAGTCTGTAAGAGGCTATttcaccttcaacgaaggagatctttagtgtacTTTCATTTACATTGAATTAGCAACTACCTatgttataaccaagtaatttctggtctcttattttatttaatgttgtttatTATGTTGATTAATTAATGTTTCAGTGTCCTTGCTAAATAGAAAGTAAAAGAATTATCTAACTTAAATTATCGGCTATTCATCCCCTTTTGTCGATCAACGATAGtccaacaattagtattagagtCCAACCGCTttaaaaggactaaccgctgactcaAGCAACAAGAAGATGGTCAGACCAAGTATTTACCTTTcaaagtttgagggagaatttgTACTatagaagcgtcgtatggaggtatttttcaaaattaactttgatataattctaataattaaatataattttgtagtaCCCAAAGATCAAcatggagaagaaaaggaagagcatCTTTGGAACAAGGAGCAAAATGACTTCGTAACCAATGGGAGAGTGGAATTCCACCTGTTGAGTGTACTGTcgtctcaagaagtcaaccgaattggCTTCTATGaatccgccaaagacctctaggAGATGttcttggagcttcatgaaggaacctCAGAGGCTAAGCTAACAAGataagacatactccagaattaATTAATGAACCTCTGAATGGAAAAGGGAGAAATGGTAGCCCAACTACACGTAAAGATCAAGGAGTTAATTATCGGACTTACAaacctcggagaaatggtaacaaatcaGGATTCATTAATGTATGCTTTGAATACATTCTCGAGAACACCgaaatggacatctatagtagacttcTACTATGCCTCCAAGGATCTCGAGACAAGTTGTAAGATATCCATAGATAGATAGATACACACACACACCAAGGATAATAAGGAAAACGATTAAAAATTTGATACAAATGAATGTATTTAGAAAAATAAGAACACAATAATTGATAATTAATAAgcaaataaatttatatgaattaatagaaattattgaaatttttttagattttaaatgaatcattttatattttataggGATAAAGGGATAAGAGGAAAGCTGGTTtgtaatatcatttaaattgagAGTTGATTGGAGTTATTAATGTAGGATCGATACATgtatttgggggggggggggggggatgaatcatgtgtatttaaaaatatttctttacgATTTTGAAATCAGGTTTGCAACGGAAATGTAACTAAgtgcggaaaaggaagcaagacgAAAATGGAAATCAAACACTAAAACAAGTTcattttacttgattcagagtctTTAaa from Zingiber officinale cultivar Zhangliang chromosome 6B, Zo_v1.1, whole genome shotgun sequence carries:
- the LOC121992443 gene encoding putative lipoate-protein ligase A, whose protein sequence is MALPQAIKAGLPCMNLLRMTAVPILEQLYLEERLLRTSAENWCIINHGTSLPTIVMGISGRPSELVELKPVLRDQIPVIRRFSGGGTVIIDNGTLFVSLICNKNAIPGLQPYPHPIMSWTGQMYGQVLHEFGDFHLRENDYAFNSHKFGGNAQSIIKDRWIHHTSFLWDYDARNMEYLKLPSRAPKYRSARSHVEFLCRMKNYVPSRTTFIEGTIKSLGGHFSIRPFDLDELGSLSGSGSLSGSTKLLTRQELEEAYSFQCVAVR